A section of the Roseivirga sp. BDSF3-8 genome encodes:
- a CDS encoding lanthionine synthetase LanC family protein, with product MDKEKLLNGARKIGDQLLAAAMEDENGMTWETLSLGEDRKVEMNVGEGIYSGAAGILLFFMELYRLTGEEKYKVPVVKGAPWLLQFAKDNPINYYAYFTGRLGTAHALVKAGRFLNEEKYINEGLELVREADEYTRSERLIDDLINGTSGTMLGLIHLYNETGEEWLLEKLQKVTHHLIRRAGLGRRGLYWDRSNQSVRGLCGFSHGAAGVSWTFLELARFFNLPAYNWLVYQGFNYENHYFDKEKSNWPDFRKGIFDDNTYKEHKDAFIKGDREFFEEAGDMAAWCHGSPGIALARIRAYEVLGDESLKEDAIKAMDKTRQVTLSYSETAKGSFTVCHGRGGNAMSLLEAARHWNEPQFAEETEVIAEAILKDLEEGAFFLSGFAFAKDNEDRSLFMGNAGIGYFLLQQADPENVPSIVLPVVQETVKDREAALKAAPGLDLKEWELKEMVLERDFARTIILLKKSLTDDKRKEAYDFHTSDILTGFDRQIQKVLPALEPGQREQVEDVYKLEKAKADMDRQITSCAFLQVKNMLHHEYVEENLKEDEGRIQGLDLILDDDTRIVTTAFDWSAEDEQTDFHAEKPEDEVYTLLKAQALGISEFPLNDFSYLVIQTFKEGGTLEAAFEKTKQEFELESEEEAMQLRALVANQVKEAVFSGILLVKQEVLETA from the coding sequence ATGGATAAAGAAAAACTACTCAATGGCGCGCGTAAAATAGGAGACCAGCTACTCGCCGCCGCTATGGAAGATGAGAATGGAATGACCTGGGAAACGCTGAGCCTGGGCGAGGATAGAAAAGTTGAGATGAATGTAGGTGAAGGCATCTACTCCGGCGCAGCGGGCATTTTGCTTTTCTTCATGGAGTTATATCGCCTAACCGGTGAAGAAAAATACAAGGTACCGGTAGTTAAAGGAGCACCCTGGTTACTTCAATTTGCCAAAGATAACCCTATCAATTATTACGCATATTTCACTGGCAGGCTCGGCACGGCTCATGCCCTTGTGAAAGCGGGACGCTTCCTCAATGAGGAAAAATATATAAATGAAGGCCTTGAGCTGGTAAGGGAAGCAGACGAATATACCCGTTCTGAACGGCTGATAGATGACCTGATCAATGGTACCTCAGGCACCATGCTGGGTCTCATTCACCTTTATAATGAAACGGGTGAAGAGTGGCTTTTAGAAAAGCTACAGAAAGTTACTCACCATCTCATACGCCGTGCCGGCCTTGGGCGCCGGGGCCTTTACTGGGATCGCAGTAACCAGAGCGTAAGAGGTCTGTGCGGATTTAGTCATGGCGCAGCTGGCGTATCATGGACCTTTTTGGAGCTAGCCCGCTTTTTCAACCTACCTGCCTATAACTGGCTGGTTTATCAGGGGTTCAATTACGAGAACCACTATTTTGATAAAGAAAAGAGTAACTGGCCTGACTTCCGTAAAGGCATCTTTGATGATAATACGTATAAAGAGCATAAGGATGCTTTTATCAAGGGTGATCGTGAGTTTTTCGAAGAAGCCGGTGATATGGCTGCATGGTGCCACGGCTCGCCGGGTATTGCACTGGCACGCATAAGAGCTTATGAGGTGTTAGGCGATGAGTCCCTGAAGGAGGATGCCATTAAGGCGATGGACAAGACCCGTCAGGTTACCCTTTCCTATTCAGAGACTGCCAAGGGGTCGTTTACTGTTTGTCACGGTCGTGGAGGTAATGCGATGTCCCTGCTTGAGGCAGCGAGGCACTGGAATGAACCTCAGTTTGCCGAAGAGACGGAGGTAATAGCTGAAGCCATATTGAAAGACCTGGAAGAGGGCGCTTTTTTCCTTTCAGGCTTTGCCTTTGCTAAAGATAATGAAGATCGTAGCCTCTTTATGGGAAATGCCGGAATTGGCTACTTCCTGTTGCAGCAGGCAGATCCTGAAAATGTGCCTTCCATTGTACTACCAGTGGTTCAGGAAACAGTGAAAGATCGTGAAGCGGCACTGAAGGCAGCTCCTGGCCTTGACCTCAAGGAGTGGGAACTTAAGGAAATGGTGCTTGAGCGGGACTTTGCCCGTACCATTATCCTGCTTAAAAAGTCACTGACTGACGATAAGCGTAAAGAAGCATACGATTTCCATACCTCAGATATTCTCACCGGCTTTGACAGGCAGATACAAAAAGTCCTTCCAGCCCTGGAGCCTGGCCAGAGAGAGCAGGTTGAGGACGTTTATAAATTGGAAAAGGCTAAGGCAGATATGGACCGTCAGATTACCAGTTGTGCCTTTTTGCAAGTGAAGAACATGCTGCATCATGAGTATGTGGAAGAAAACCTTAAAGAGGATGAAGGCAGGATTCAAGGCCTTGACCTGATCCTTGACGATGATACCAGGATAGTCACCACTGCTTTCGATTGGTCTGCTGAAGATGAACAGACTGACTTCCATGCTGAAAAGCCTGAAGATGAGGTGTATACTTTGCTGAAAGCCCAGGCGCTGGGCATTTCTGAGTTTCCGCTAAATGACTTCTCATATCTGGTAATCCAAACCTTCAAGGAGGGGGGCACCCTTGAAGCAGCTTTTGAGAAAACCAAGCAGGAGTTCGAGCTGGAATCAGAAGAAGAGGCCATGCAGTTGCGGGCTCTGGTAGCTAATCAGGTTAAAGAGGCTGTATTCAGCGGCATATTACTTGTCAAGCAGGAGGTTTTAGAAACGGCCTGA
- the clpB gene encoding ATP-dependent chaperone ClpB has translation MNFNNYTIKAQEVIQKAAEVAGGNQQQAIEPAHLMKAILASDENVISFLLKKMDANRMQLENRLDEIINGYPKVSGQNPYLGNDSAAALQKATNYLKEFGDEFVAVEHIILGLLEGKEKTGQALKDVGFTKDGLIKAIHELRGGSKVTDQNAEAKYRSLERYSINLNDQARAGKIDPVIGRDEEIRRVLQILSRRTKNNPILLGEPGVGKTAIVEGMAQRIVDGDVPENLKDKIIISLDMGQLVAGAKYKGEFEERLKAVIKEVTDSEGQIILFIDEIHTLIGAGGGEGAMDAANLLKPALARGELHAIGATTLKEYQKYIEKDKALERRFQGVMVDEPDIPDAISILRGIKDKYEVHHGVRIKDDAVIAAVELSQRYISDRFLPDKAIDLMDEAASKLRIEIDSLPEELDELQRKIMQLEIEREAIRRENDKEKESLLNKELSELNEKRNTLKAQWENEKGVINGIREAKEEIERYRQEAQQAKREGDYAHASELEYAKIPATEKRLEELKNKVGSMQEGKSLLKEEVDAEDIAEIVARWTGIPVSRMLQSEREKLLHLEDELGRRVAGQEEAIQALSDAVRRSRAGLQDPKRPIGSFIFLGTTGVGKTELAKALAEFLFNDDNAMVRIDMSEYQERHAVSRLIGAPPGYVGYDEGGQLTEAVRRKPYSVILLDEIEKAHPDVFNILLQVLDDGRLTDNKGRVANFKNTIIIMTTNIGSGLIQERFEGMTDENQDHVIDETKQDVFEMLRKSVRPEFLNRIDETIMFRPLSRQDIRKIVNIQFKLVQKRLAENGIKLEATNDVLDHLGRLGYDPQFGARPLKRVLQRELLNKLSKEILAGTIDKDGVVGISLNDNDEIEFLNLDKVAI, from the coding sequence ATGAACTTTAATAATTATACCATAAAAGCGCAGGAGGTGATCCAGAAAGCTGCTGAAGTTGCCGGAGGCAATCAGCAGCAGGCTATCGAGCCAGCTCACCTTATGAAAGCCATACTTGCATCCGATGAGAATGTAATCAGCTTCCTTCTCAAAAAAATGGATGCTAACCGTATGCAATTGGAAAACCGCCTTGATGAAATCATCAATGGTTATCCGAAAGTAAGCGGTCAGAACCCGTACCTGGGTAATGATTCTGCTGCGGCTCTGCAAAAGGCCACCAACTACCTGAAGGAGTTCGGTGATGAGTTCGTAGCGGTTGAACATATCATACTGGGCCTCCTGGAAGGTAAAGAGAAGACAGGCCAGGCACTTAAAGATGTTGGTTTTACTAAGGATGGCCTTATCAAAGCGATCCATGAGTTGCGTGGGGGCAGTAAGGTTACCGACCAGAATGCTGAAGCGAAATACCGGAGCCTTGAGCGATACTCGATAAACCTGAACGATCAGGCAAGGGCAGGTAAGATTGACCCTGTCATAGGTCGTGACGAGGAGATACGCAGGGTACTGCAGATACTTAGCCGCCGGACTAAAAACAACCCGATATTACTGGGGGAGCCTGGTGTGGGTAAGACGGCGATTGTGGAAGGGATGGCCCAGCGAATAGTGGATGGAGACGTCCCTGAGAATCTAAAGGATAAGATTATCATTTCGCTGGATATGGGTCAGCTTGTAGCCGGTGCCAAATACAAAGGCGAGTTTGAGGAGAGGCTTAAGGCGGTGATAAAAGAAGTGACTGACAGTGAAGGTCAGATCATCCTCTTTATCGATGAGATACACACGCTGATTGGTGCCGGTGGCGGTGAAGGTGCCATGGATGCAGCCAACTTACTTAAGCCTGCCCTGGCAAGGGGTGAACTGCATGCAATAGGGGCCACTACGCTCAAGGAATACCAGAAATATATCGAAAAGGACAAAGCTCTCGAGCGACGTTTCCAGGGCGTGATGGTGGACGAGCCCGATATTCCTGATGCAATTTCTATCCTGAGGGGTATAAAGGACAAGTATGAGGTGCACCATGGTGTCCGGATCAAGGACGATGCGGTAATTGCTGCCGTAGAATTGTCCCAACGCTATATCAGCGACCGCTTTTTACCTGATAAGGCCATTGACCTCATGGATGAGGCTGCCTCAAAATTACGTATTGAGATAGATTCTTTGCCTGAAGAGCTGGATGAGTTGCAGCGCAAGATCATGCAACTGGAGATAGAGCGTGAGGCCATCAGACGTGAGAATGATAAGGAGAAGGAGAGCTTACTAAATAAAGAGCTCAGTGAGCTTAACGAAAAGCGTAATACGCTGAAAGCACAATGGGAAAATGAGAAAGGGGTGATCAATGGTATTCGTGAAGCCAAGGAGGAAATTGAGCGATACCGGCAGGAAGCCCAGCAGGCTAAGCGTGAGGGAGACTATGCGCATGCCTCGGAACTGGAGTATGCTAAAATTCCGGCTACTGAAAAAAGGCTCGAGGAGCTAAAGAACAAGGTCGGTTCCATGCAGGAGGGTAAAAGTCTGCTGAAGGAGGAAGTGGACGCTGAAGATATCGCCGAAATAGTTGCGCGGTGGACGGGTATACCGGTGAGCCGTATGCTGCAAAGCGAGCGTGAAAAACTTCTGCACCTGGAGGACGAACTCGGCAGGCGTGTGGCAGGACAGGAAGAGGCCATACAGGCTCTGTCTGATGCGGTAAGGAGAAGCCGCGCCGGCCTGCAGGATCCTAAGCGGCCGATCGGCTCTTTCATATTCCTGGGTACTACGGGTGTGGGTAAGACAGAGTTGGCAAAGGCCCTGGCAGAATTCCTCTTCAATGATGACAACGCCATGGTGAGAATAGACATGTCAGAATACCAGGAGCGTCATGCGGTGAGCCGACTGATAGGAGCGCCTCCCGGTTATGTAGGATATGATGAGGGCGGCCAGCTTACGGAAGCTGTGCGCCGTAAGCCTTACAGCGTAATCCTTCTGGATGAGATTGAAAAGGCCCACCCGGATGTGTTTAACATTTTGCTGCAGGTATTGGATGATGGCCGGCTTACGGATAACAAGGGTCGCGTGGCCAACTTCAAAAATACCATCATTATCATGACCACCAATATCGGTTCCGGTCTGATCCAGGAAAGGTTTGAGGGCATGACTGATGAAAACCAGGATCATGTAATAGATGAGACGAAGCAAGATGTGTTTGAGATGCTGCGGAAGAGCGTAAGACCAGAGTTCTTAAACCGTATAGACGAAACGATCATGTTCAGGCCACTGAGCAGACAAGATATTCGTAAAATCGTGAATATACAGTTTAAGCTGGTACAGAAACGTCTGGCTGAAAACGGGATCAAGCTTGAGGCCACTAATGACGTGCTGGATCATCTGGGACGCCTGGGGTACGACCCTCAGTTTGGTGCCAGGCCACTTAAGCGCGTTCTGCAGCGTGAGCTGTTGAATAAGCTGAGTAAGGAAATACTTGCAGGCACTATTGATAAGGACGGTGTAGTAGGTATTTCTCTGAATGATAATGACGAGATTGAATTCCTTAACCTGGACAAGGTGGCTATTTAA
- a CDS encoding Dps family protein encodes MSYNETMVASKTTTQQLNTLLADLQVYYQNLRGYHWNIKGRHFFSLHEKFEALYLDAAEKADDVAERILTLGDRPYHTLTEFIAHANLETQADISDGAEAVASLLSDIDHLLASFRSLLSTAGENEDEGTTALMSDFIREFEKTRWMFRSWKS; translated from the coding sequence ATGTCATACAACGAAACTATGGTGGCCTCCAAAACCACCACTCAACAACTTAATACACTACTCGCAGACCTGCAGGTCTACTATCAAAACCTGCGTGGCTACCACTGGAATATAAAGGGACGCCACTTCTTTTCCCTACACGAGAAATTCGAAGCCCTGTACCTGGATGCTGCTGAAAAGGCAGATGACGTAGCAGAACGAATACTGACGCTGGGAGACCGGCCATACCATACCCTGACAGAGTTTATCGCTCATGCTAATCTTGAGACACAAGCAGATATTTCGGACGGTGCCGAAGCAGTAGCGTCACTTCTAAGTGATATTGACCACTTACTGGCTTCGTTCCGATCTTTGCTAAGCACAGCAGGAGAAAATGAAGATGAAGGCACCACAGCCCTTATGTCTGATTTTATCAGGGAGTTTGAAAAAACAAGATGGATGTTTCGCTCCTGGAAGAGCTAA
- a CDS encoding SDR family NAD(P)-dependent oxidoreductase has protein sequence MNTLLTPPIAIIGVSCRFPQAETPEAFWNLLSKGLQTVNELSDERWQIDKYYDPDKGAEGKTNQKHGSLLSNPDDFDPLFFNISPSEAMEMSPSQKLMLELAWEAMEYSNMPLRKWQGSETGVYVGNIWNDFEHHRKHLNATVRQHSAMGQSTNLIANRVSYTFGFTGPSLVLDTGCSSSLVALHLGLQGLWEGSIRQAMVGGINHTLDIDQSVLLSKFGGLSSKGRCSTFDAEGDGFVRGEGAGMVILKKLEDAERDGDNILAVIRGSAMNNNGFNASLPATSVKGQLDVLERAYRNSGIAPGKVHYLEAHGTGTKLGDPTECKALGTFFSTGRNGRLRLGSVKTNVGHTEAAAGMAGLIKVILAMKHRQLPASLNYHTPNPDIDFDGLKLEVQAEAGDWPVASGETMKAGVNSFGWGGTNAHVVVEEYRPAGVKVNPERPKERVHMLPVYARSAQALAVYGKRYLDHLNTQVNGHHEAFMQLCEDAALRSQPMPYRLAVYGRDKRELINCLEEAIAKADKAVAGSGGPHKSVFIFPGQGSQWAGMGAGLYGSEPVFRQAIDACEEAFAPYVNWSLQEVLFASQEENRLNEIDVIQPALCAVMIALARLWEAKGVKPDAVAGHSMGEVAAAHIAGAISLEEAALIICTRSRLMKTVAGKGGAMAVTELTYEEAEATCGYYKGRLSVAVNNSAKSTVLAGDEADIEEVLKELEARGLFGKRVKVDVASHSPQMDPLMEPLRDALGDLKPSSAKVSLYSTVESKLMPGEDMDAAYWVSNLRGTVRYASVIEKLLSEGYTTFIEVSPHPVLSTPTQETASALDHAIISTPTLLRGKNEGEIFYGHFADLMEKGFDPVWEVFYNMERPNGVRLPSYPFQRETYALEDRSAMKSNQSEGKHPLIGEPYQLPGMANTWYANAVISTSKHPYLKDHAVNDEVVLPGAAFVEMAVSVGCEIFDTQTIRLTDLVFEQAVYLKEQKEAKIYLKVMAVDTQLTEFIFYRETGQADNPYKQLCKGRMQLMDEDQLVPVSCPPVSEPVSISQTKDFYRGLRHVGLDYGDHFCGLSALGYYGGNEWRSWLELTSTVVAGLPTYNLHPALLDSCFQSVFADMDTTGKDRSECSAFLTGIEKLTFYTMPATFDKLRLVAHSDDRLVTGAKEKYAVSLTLFADDRAVFTASGIEGTVINAANSTTAGEGLYEKAWVTVEQPGMAAVEGSKDQCWLLIGDENSFTKELALAMEQAQLSVFTAIPGEEVRVEEGRQWTLDPAREDHYRQVAGAKAWTGVIHAACFGDAAEAADPFDSFSAMSLIYTARALNACKSDATLYTLSRGLIPLKMATGPVNLAEAPKSGIARVIMNEMPELGLKYIDLSPKPGPAEAVALVNLLRAGGEIESELALRGSKLYAPRLRAMEDAGNGHTVQYAGDGTYLVTGFRGLGFSFIEQMISNGARYLLLLSRTAMAPAEVMDKIQAYRKEGVRIEIVQADVSNMVSLSESVSQAATGLPVIKGIVHAAGIISPNALTDLDRTELSQILAPKARGAWNLHELSKDYPLEHFIMFSSASALIGLAGQASYVAANTCLDALADYRRGQGLPATSVQWGVIKDVGMVADKSHLQRFAEAEGFVFMESKAAMDLFAGAYHPDMSRIGVCEINGEKMASYYPRFSRAPYFAALMNEGVACQVETVNVPAMIATLESAEEGKNLILSNMIECVANVIKSSPEKLDKSMTFSVLGVDSLMTIQLRNKMEKSLGLKISVASFRQHPTLGEFSSFLYKEVMRSLETVSAGDTKVEHQYIRQMRVQREAKNRLICFHDAGGDSGMYEEWIPLLGHDTEILAVELPGRDGQPVAGEMTMVELAEGITHELTPYLDRPYMLFGHSMGGALLYEVMRSISKAKLQAPVHVMVSSVPMPDAYDRSIVDYRMPEAQLTGFYPQLRLENLGGDEGLQQRLISTIRNDMKVLTTYEYRPQEAWAADLTAFGAEEDNLLTFDQVQKWKGMTRGTFCLVKRPGGHRYVVNDADYLTGYIKGILSKRLTEKIR, from the coding sequence ATGAATACTTTGCTAACTCCTCCTATTGCTATTATAGGTGTGTCCTGCCGTTTTCCACAGGCAGAGACTCCTGAAGCATTCTGGAACCTGCTTTCTAAAGGGCTCCAGACGGTAAATGAGCTATCTGATGAAAGATGGCAAATCGATAAGTACTACGATCCGGATAAAGGTGCAGAAGGGAAGACCAATCAAAAGCATGGTAGCCTGCTGTCAAATCCGGATGACTTTGACCCTCTGTTCTTTAATATCTCTCCATCTGAGGCCATGGAAATGTCTCCGAGCCAGAAGCTTATGCTTGAACTGGCCTGGGAGGCGATGGAGTATAGTAATATGCCTCTGCGCAAGTGGCAGGGGAGTGAGACAGGGGTATATGTTGGAAATATCTGGAATGATTTTGAGCATCACCGGAAGCACCTTAATGCCACAGTACGACAGCACAGCGCCATGGGGCAGTCCACAAACCTGATTGCCAATAGGGTATCCTATACTTTTGGGTTTACCGGGCCCAGTTTAGTGCTTGATACGGGCTGTTCTTCCTCATTAGTAGCCCTTCACCTTGGGCTACAGGGACTATGGGAGGGGAGTATTCGCCAGGCCATGGTTGGTGGCATTAACCACACACTGGATATTGACCAGAGTGTGCTGCTATCAAAATTCGGGGGCCTCTCTTCCAAGGGCCGTTGCAGTACCTTTGATGCCGAAGGCGATGGCTTCGTAAGGGGCGAAGGGGCCGGAATGGTCATTTTGAAAAAACTGGAAGATGCCGAAAGAGATGGCGATAATATACTGGCTGTAATAAGGGGCAGTGCCATGAATAATAATGGCTTTAATGCTTCATTGCCTGCCACTAGCGTAAAGGGCCAGCTGGATGTCCTGGAGAGGGCTTATCGTAATAGTGGAATAGCCCCTGGAAAGGTGCATTACCTGGAGGCTCACGGAACGGGGACTAAGCTTGGTGATCCTACGGAATGCAAAGCGCTGGGCACTTTTTTCAGTACGGGAAGAAATGGCCGCCTGCGCCTGGGGTCTGTGAAAACGAATGTAGGGCATACTGAAGCTGCAGCAGGTATGGCAGGCCTGATAAAGGTTATTCTTGCTATGAAGCACAGGCAGCTGCCGGCCAGCCTGAATTACCATACCCCTAATCCGGATATTGATTTTGACGGACTGAAGTTGGAGGTGCAGGCTGAAGCGGGCGACTGGCCGGTGGCTTCGGGTGAGACGATGAAGGCTGGCGTAAACAGCTTTGGATGGGGTGGTACGAATGCTCATGTGGTGGTGGAAGAATACCGTCCTGCCGGAGTGAAAGTAAATCCTGAAAGGCCGAAAGAGCGGGTACATATGCTTCCTGTTTACGCTCGGTCGGCCCAGGCACTGGCAGTCTATGGCAAACGCTACCTGGATCATCTGAACACGCAGGTGAATGGCCACCATGAGGCATTTATGCAATTATGTGAGGATGCTGCCCTGCGTAGTCAGCCAATGCCTTACCGACTGGCAGTATATGGAAGAGACAAAAGGGAGCTGATTAACTGCCTGGAGGAGGCAATTGCAAAAGCGGATAAAGCGGTGGCGGGATCCGGTGGGCCGCATAAATCGGTATTTATTTTTCCGGGGCAAGGCTCACAATGGGCTGGTATGGGAGCGGGGCTTTATGGGTCCGAACCGGTGTTCAGGCAGGCGATCGATGCATGCGAAGAGGCATTTGCTCCTTACGTGAATTGGTCATTGCAAGAGGTGCTGTTTGCGTCACAGGAAGAAAACCGCCTGAATGAGATCGATGTGATCCAGCCTGCTCTTTGTGCGGTGATGATTGCGCTGGCCCGACTTTGGGAGGCTAAGGGTGTAAAGCCGGATGCGGTAGCGGGGCATAGCATGGGAGAGGTGGCAGCGGCTCATATTGCCGGAGCTATCTCGCTGGAGGAAGCTGCCCTTATCATCTGCACTCGCAGCCGTCTTATGAAAACAGTAGCGGGTAAAGGAGGGGCCATGGCGGTGACTGAACTTACTTATGAAGAGGCTGAGGCTACGTGCGGTTATTACAAAGGGCGCCTGTCTGTTGCCGTTAATAACAGTGCTAAAAGCACGGTACTGGCGGGTGATGAAGCCGACATTGAGGAGGTTCTGAAGGAGCTGGAGGCAAGGGGATTGTTTGGTAAAAGGGTCAAGGTGGATGTTGCTTCTCACAGCCCTCAGATGGATCCCCTCATGGAGCCGCTAAGGGATGCGCTGGGTGACCTCAAGCCATCATCAGCGAAGGTTTCACTCTACTCAACGGTAGAGAGTAAATTAATGCCGGGGGAGGATATGGACGCTGCGTATTGGGTAAGTAACCTAAGGGGGACTGTGCGCTACGCTTCTGTCATAGAAAAATTACTATCTGAGGGGTATACTACGTTTATTGAAGTAAGTCCTCACCCGGTGCTTTCTACTCCCACACAGGAAACGGCCAGCGCTCTTGATCATGCCATCATCAGTACACCCACACTGCTCAGAGGTAAGAATGAAGGTGAGATCTTTTACGGCCACTTTGCTGACCTTATGGAAAAGGGTTTTGATCCGGTATGGGAGGTGTTCTATAACATGGAGCGCCCGAATGGGGTGCGCCTGCCATCCTACCCTTTTCAGAGAGAAACGTATGCACTGGAAGATCGCAGTGCGATGAAGAGTAATCAGTCGGAGGGTAAGCATCCGCTGATAGGTGAGCCTTACCAGCTTCCGGGCATGGCAAATACGTGGTATGCTAATGCTGTCATAAGCACGTCAAAGCACCCTTACCTAAAAGACCATGCGGTCAATGATGAGGTGGTGCTACCCGGCGCGGCTTTTGTAGAAATGGCTGTGTCGGTGGGGTGTGAGATATTTGATACCCAAACAATAAGGCTAACCGACCTGGTTTTTGAACAGGCGGTGTACCTGAAGGAGCAGAAAGAGGCCAAAATCTATCTGAAAGTAATGGCCGTGGATACTCAACTGACGGAGTTTATTTTCTACCGCGAAACCGGCCAGGCAGATAATCCTTACAAGCAGCTTTGTAAAGGGCGTATGCAGTTGATGGATGAAGACCAACTGGTGCCTGTATCCTGCCCGCCGGTATCTGAGCCGGTGAGTATAAGTCAGACCAAAGATTTTTACAGGGGGCTCAGGCATGTGGGTCTGGACTACGGCGATCACTTCTGCGGGCTGAGTGCCCTTGGGTACTATGGGGGTAATGAATGGCGGAGCTGGCTGGAACTGACCAGTACGGTAGTGGCTGGCCTGCCAACATACAACCTGCACCCTGCGCTGCTGGATAGCTGTTTTCAGAGTGTATTTGCCGACATGGATACTACAGGGAAAGACCGCTCTGAATGCTCAGCTTTCCTTACCGGCATTGAAAAACTCACCTTTTACACAATGCCGGCTACATTTGATAAGCTGAGGCTTGTGGCGCATTCAGACGATAGGTTGGTGACAGGTGCTAAGGAAAAGTATGCTGTATCGCTAACCCTGTTTGCTGATGACCGGGCGGTATTTACGGCAAGCGGAATAGAAGGAACGGTGATCAATGCAGCTAACAGCACCACGGCTGGTGAAGGACTGTATGAAAAGGCCTGGGTAACTGTAGAACAGCCTGGTATGGCTGCAGTGGAAGGTAGTAAAGATCAATGCTGGCTTTTGATTGGGGATGAAAATTCATTCACAAAAGAGCTGGCCCTGGCTATGGAGCAGGCACAGTTATCTGTGTTCACGGCTATTCCTGGTGAAGAGGTGAGAGTAGAAGAGGGCAGGCAATGGACACTGGACCCTGCCAGGGAAGATCACTATAGGCAGGTGGCGGGAGCCAAAGCATGGACCGGCGTTATACATGCGGCTTGCTTTGGAGATGCTGCGGAAGCTGCTGATCCATTTGATAGCTTCTCCGCCATGAGTCTGATCTATACGGCGAGGGCTCTGAACGCATGTAAGAGCGATGCTACATTATACACCCTATCCCGCGGGTTAATTCCTCTGAAGATGGCTACCGGGCCTGTAAATCTGGCAGAAGCACCGAAAAGCGGTATAGCGCGTGTGATAATGAACGAAATGCCGGAACTGGGCCTGAAGTATATTGACCTGAGTCCAAAGCCGGGTCCGGCCGAAGCGGTGGCGTTGGTAAATCTGCTCAGGGCGGGGGGGGAGATTGAAAGTGAGCTGGCCCTAAGGGGGAGCAAACTGTATGCCCCACGCCTGCGGGCCATGGAGGATGCCGGAAACGGGCATACGGTACAGTATGCAGGAGACGGTACTTACCTGGTTACTGGTTTCCGCGGCCTTGGCTTCAGCTTTATCGAGCAGATGATATCTAACGGGGCCCGTTACCTGCTGCTACTTAGCCGTACGGCTATGGCACCTGCCGAGGTGATGGATAAAATACAGGCTTATCGTAAGGAGGGGGTTCGTATTGAGATTGTACAGGCGGATGTTTCTAATATGGTCTCTTTGAGCGAGAGTGTTAGCCAGGCGGCTACGGGCCTGCCGGTGATAAAGGGGATTGTACATGCTGCAGGAATAATAAGCCCTAATGCGCTAACAGACCTTGACAGGACTGAGCTTTCTCAGATTCTGGCCCCTAAGGCGCGTGGAGCATGGAACCTGCATGAACTAAGTAAAGATTATCCACTGGAGCATTTTATCATGTTCTCTTCTGCCTCTGCCCTGATCGGGCTGGCCGGCCAGGCCAGCTATGTGGCGGCGAATACTTGCCTGGATGCCCTGGCTGACTACCGCAGGGGTCAGGGGCTGCCGGCTACCAGCGTGCAGTGGGGGGTAATAAAAGATGTGGGAATGGTGGCGGATAAGTCTCACCTGCAGCGCTTTGCCGAAGCTGAGGGCTTTGTCTTCATGGAAAGCAAGGCTGCGATGGATTTGTTTGCAGGGGCTTATCATCCGGATATGAGCCGGATAGGTGTCTGTGAGATAAATGGGGAGAAGATGGCCTCGTACTATCCACGGTTTAGCAGGGCTCCTTATTTTGCCGCGCTAATGAATGAGGGGGTGGCCTGTCAGGTGGAAACTGTCAATGTGCCGGCAATGATTGCTACGCTTGAGAGCGCTGAGGAGGGGAAAAACCTTATTCTCAGTAATATGATCGAATGTGTGGCCAATGTGATCAAGTCCAGTCCGGAAAAACTGGATAAATCCATGACCTTTAGTGTGCTGGGTGTGGACTCCCTGATGACGATACAGTTGCGGAACAAAATGGAGAAGAGCCTGGGGCTCAAAATTTCCGTAGCATCTTTCCGGCAGCACCCTACTCTCGGGGAGTTCTCGTCTTTCCTGTATAAGGAGGTGATGAGGTCACTGGAGACCGTATCTGCCGGGGATACGAAAGTGGAGCACCAGTACATCAGGCAGATGAGGGTGCAACGGGAAGCAAAGAACCGGTTGATATGTTTTCACGACGCTGGCGGTGATTCGGGGATGTATGAAGAATGGATTCCACTTTTAGGGCATGATACTGAAATATTGGCTGTAGAACTGCCGGGCCGGGATGGCCAGCCGGTCGCTGGTGAGATGACGATGGTGGAACTGGCAGAAGGTATAACCCACGAGCTGACGCCTTACCTGGACAGGCCTTATATGCTCTTTGGTCACAGTATGGGAGGGGCATTGCTGTACGAGGTTATGCGCAGTATATCTAAGGCAAAGCTGCAGGCTCCGGTACATGTTATGGTCTCCAGTGTACCTATGCCGGATGCCTATGATCGCAGCATTGTGGACTACCGCATGCCGGAAGCACAGCTTACCGGGTTTTATCCTCAACTGAGGTTAGAGAACCTGGGGGGTGATGAGGGCTTACAGCAACGTCTGATCAGTACCATACGGAATGATATGAAAGTACTCACTACCTATGAGTACAGGCCCCAGGAAGCGTGGGCGGCTGATCTCACAGCTTTTGGGGCTGAGGAGGATAACCTGCTTACTTTTGACCAGGTACAAAAGTGGAAGGGGATGACCCGCGGTACTTTCTGCCTGGTGAAGCGGCCGGGAGGACATCGCTACGTGGTGAATGATGCTGACTATCTTACTGGTTACATCAAAGGGATTCTTTCTAAACGATTGACCGAAAAAATACGCTGA